A genome region from Penicillium psychrofluorescens genome assembly, chromosome: 3 includes the following:
- a CDS encoding uncharacterized protein (ID:PFLUO_005612-T1.cds;~source:funannotate), with product MGFFGKGNLSRSEPSWLEREKKRRGLLGGPTSEEATRKRRTERRELKLERARMEKLAIQERLEAEAAAREADGAAANGTAAPSPSTKKFSLKNAKETKWLESQRAAQQNGDATVDPSRPTSNGKTVRFAPIVQEKQFASNSPTSLPLSESILDVDVNEAEEEEPVLENQEHLQLSNEETFFLVYGLGALRVLDDKHNAVIPTSSLFPLLCHHSYYPPRTPSSTLQPDDPFIVSYVVYHHFRSLGWVVRSGVKFGADYMLYNRGPVFSHAEFAVAIIPSYDHAYWSETEERREYVARKQARSWWWLHCVNRVQAQVFKSLVLCYVDVPPPSASPGSDIGATLSRYRVRDFSIKRWVPNRSRD from the coding sequence ATGGGTTTCTTTGGCAAAGGTAATCTAAGCCGAAGTGAACCCAGCTGGTTAGAACgcgaaaagaagaggagagggTTACTGGGCGGTCCCACGAGTGAGGAGGCGACGAGGAAGCGAAGGACCGAGCGTCGTGAACTGAAACtggagagagcgaggatgGAGAAGCTGGCGATCCAGGAGAGGCTCGAGGCCGAAGCGGCGGCCCGGGAGGCAGACGGTGCTGCTGCTAACGGCACCGCAGCGCCTTCGCCTTCTACCAAGAAATTCTCCCTCAAGAACGCCAAGGAAACCAAATGGCTGGAGTCCCAACGAGCCGCACAACAGAACGGAGATGCTACTGTCGACCCATCGCGGCCGACCTCCAACGGCAAAACCGTCCGGTTTGCTCCCATCGTCCAGGAAAAGCAATTTGCTTCCAACTCGCCCACTTCTCTCCCCCTCTCGGAATCCATCCTGGACGTGGACGTCaatgaagcagaagaagaagaacccgTCCTCGAAAACCAGGAACATCTCCAGCTCTCCAACGAAGAGACATTCTTCCTCGTGTACGGCCTGGGTGCTTTACGCGTTCTGGACGACAAACACAACGCCGTGATCCCAACATCGTCACTCTTCCCACTCCTCTGCCACCACTCCTACTATCCTCCTCGAACACCGTCATCAACCCTACAGCCCGACGACCCATTCATTGTATCATATGTCGTGTACCACCATTTCCGCTCCCTCGGCTGGGTCGTGCGCTCTGGCGTCAAGTTCGGAGCCGACTACATGCTCTACAACCGCGGGCCTGTCTTCTCACACGCCGAGTTTGCCGTTGCCATCATCCCCTCCTACGACCACGCTTACTGGTCTGAGACGGAAGAGCGCCGAGAGTATGTTGCTCGCAAGCAGGCGcgcagctggtggtggctgcACTGCGTGAACCGGGTCCAGGCGCAAGTTTTCAAGAGCTTGGTCCTCTGCTACGTTGACGTGCCGCCTCCTTCTGCTTCGCCGGGCAGTGACATCGGGGCCACGCTCAGTCGCTACCGGGTCAGAGACTTTAGCATCAAACGATGGGTGCCTAATCGCTCTCGGGATTGA
- a CDS encoding uncharacterized protein (ID:PFLUO_005613-T1.cds;~source:funannotate), producing MPFNRFIQSFTRVPKELFRLNAGTSIRLRAWPGPVRPQGKFDLLTTKGKVLPKALDPLSYEYTLLPDDLILVHEFGDHYSMQARKEMTVEELDDKITAFLTTKGRRFTKDEWLKQYPKATETD from the exons ATGCCCTTCAATAGGTTTATTCAGTCTTTTACTCGTGTGCCCAAGGAGCTGTTTCGTTTGAACGCGGGTACCTCCATTCGCCTCCGCGCTTGGCCGGGCCCTGTACGACCACAGGGCAAGTTTGATCTCCTCACGACCAAAGGCAAAGTCCTACCGAAGGCCCTCGACCCCCTCTCCTACGAAT ACACACTTCTGCCGGATGACCTGATTCTCGTCCACGAATTCGGCGATCATTATTCAATGCAGGCCCGGAAGGAGATGACAGTGGAAG AACTGGACGACAAGATCACGGCGTTTTTGACTACGAAGGGTCGGCGATTCACCAAGGACGAATGGCTGAAGCAATATCCCAAGGCAACCGAGACTGACTGA
- a CDS encoding uncharacterized protein (ID:PFLUO_005614-T1.cds;~source:funannotate) codes for MNAASQGEKALSESNCPLAIQHYTRALTELPRAPPYYLQRSTAYSRLKPADGGPDSKSALQDAEVALVLARDRGKRELILAAQMRRGVALYQLERYGDAAFVFGIVEGKTKTEEEKDKSEGIKAAMSGAGGKKNAFAELPIWMAKVRRKLNELGEGHEQTSVSVPEFPGDVRVPSEKELKAQWEALRAGKSVQQTAGGGDAATTASKHTGSSSEPAATEPSKPSSATTAPQKIRHEWYQSQDSVVVTLYVKGIAKESVEVGLKDDSASLQFPLPSGAEYDFTLDPLYARIDPSASKVSVMGTKIEITLQKQVASQKWNALEASTSTPTTTLADRPAAAAPSTLSGPAYPTSSRHGAKDWDKVASSLTAKKPKDNKKKKGADEEGNGEGDASDAESVDSELGGDAVDGFFKKLYAGADPDTRRAMMKSYVESQGTSLSTNWQEVAKGTVEPHPPS; via the exons ATGAATGCCGCCAGCCAGGGCGAGAAAGCCCTGTCCGAAAGCAACTGCCCCCTCGCTATCCAGCACTACACACGTGCCCTCACCGAGCTCCCCCGCGCCCCACCCTACTACCTCCAACGCTCAACGGCATACTCGCGCCTCAAGCCCGCAGACGGCGGCCCAGACAGCAAATCCGCActccaggatgccgaggTCGCACTTGTCCTAGCCCGAGACCGCGGCAAGCGCGAGCTCATTCTCGCCGCGCAGATGCGCCGCGGCGTCGCCCTGTACCAGCTCGAGCGATATGGCGATGCGGCATTTGTCTTTGGGATTGTGGAGGGCAAGACCAAgactgaggaggagaaggataAATCGGAGGGTATCAAGGCTGCCATGTCTGGCGCgggcgggaagaagaatgcgTTTGCGGAGCTGCCCATTTGGATGGCCAAGGTTCGGCGCAAGTTGAATGAGCTGGGCGAGGGGCATGAGCAGACCAGTGTCTCTGTGCCGGAGTTTCCGGGCGATGTCCGGGTGCCatcggagaaggagctgaaggCGCAGTGGGAGGCTTTGAGGGCGGGGAAGTCGGTGCAACAgactgctggtggtggtgatgctgctACGACTGCGTCAAAGCACACTGGTTCCAGCTCAGAGCCCGCTGCTACAGAGCCAAGCAAGCCCAGTTCTGCAACAACAGCCCCTCAGAAGATCCGGCACGAGTGGTATCAGTCCCAGgactcggtggtggtgacgtTGTACGTGAAGGGAATAGCGAAGGAAAGCGTGGAGGTGGGGCTCAAAGACGACTCG GCGTCTCTCCAATTCCCACTCCCCTCAGGCGCAGAGTACGACTTCACTCTCGACCCGCTCTATGCGCGCATCGATCCATCCGCCTCCAAAGTCTCGGTGATGGGCACCAAGATCGAAATCACGCTGCAGAAGCAAGTTGCCAGCCAGAAATGGAACGCACTGGAAGCGTCTACTTCGACTCCGACAACAACTCTCGCTGATCGGCCCGCTGCGGCCGCTCCATCTACTTTGTCCGGCCCCGCATACCCGACTTCGTCGCGCCATGGCGCAAAAGACTGGGATAAAGTTGCATCGTCGTTGACTGCCAAGAAGCCCAAAgacaacaagaagaagaagggcgccGATGAAGAGGGAAATGGGGAAGGGGACGCGTCAGACGCTGAGTCTGTAGATTCTGAACTCGGCGGCGATGCCGtggatggcttcttcaagaaACTGTATGCCGGTGCGGACCCGGACACCCGCCGCGCTATGATGAAGAGCTACGTCGAGAGCCAAGGGACGTCGCTGAGCACGAATTGGCAGGAGGTTGCAAAGGGGACGGTGGAGCCTCACCCGCCGAGCTGA
- a CDS encoding uncharacterized protein (ID:PFLUO_005615-T1.cds;~source:funannotate), protein MAFQIGPWRTDAQGHLTADENGDSKTDYARWRLVNEEGRQTWRYLESDEENEDWPQSIADKYHLGMPTGLLDLPQAKTPLEAAENGLSFFSRLQLDAGNWACEYGGPMFLLPGILITYYVTKTPIPPEYATEIARYLFARQHPEDGGWGLHIEAHSSVFGTCMNYVALRLVGVSEDDPRMVKARGLLHKFGGALYGPHWSKFWLSILGVMEWEGVNPVPPEIWLLPDWVPFAPWRWWIHMRQVFLPMSYLWSKKYSHPVDSFTKQLREELYTQPYDTIDFAAHRNSIHEADNYYPKTWLLNSINEVLVRLYNPFFRVPAIVNRAEEWTWELICMEDENTDYAGLGPVNNPMNMVACYIHDGPDSYSVRRHRERLNDYMWMKDEGMLANGTNGVQVWDTAFITQAIVVAGFADEPKWRPMLNRALEFLEDHQLRENVPDQEKCYRQHRKGAWPFSTKTQGYTVSDCTAEGLRSAIQLQEMHNFDKVISVERLKDSVDCLLLMQNPSGGFTEYETTRASPKVEWLNAAEVFGGIMIGYDYPECTTASVTALSLFSKYYPDYRADEIRAAKDKAVAYIKRVQRPDGSWYGSWGICFTYAAMFALESLASIGETYETSEDSRRGCEFLISKQQADGGWGESYLSSEKHVYVQHEMSQVVQTAWACLALMEARYPHKEPIEKGMKLLMARQQRNGEWLQEAIEGVFNQSCMISYPNYKFYWPIRALGLYSRQYGNEALM, encoded by the exons ATGGCGTTTCAAATTGGACCGTGGAGGACCGACGCCCAAGGCCATCTGACCGCAGATGAAAACGGCGACTCCAAGACCGATTACGCCCGCTGGCGCCTGGTCAATGAGGAAGGCCGCCAGACATGGCGCTATCTggagtccgacgaggaaaatGAAGACTGGCCACAGTCTATAGCCGACAAGTACCACCTGGGCATGCCAACG GGTCTACTGGATTTGCCACAGGCAAAGACGCCGCTAGAAGCCGCGGAGAATGGTCTGTCTTTTTTCTCGCGCTTGCAGCTCGACGCGGGCAATTGGGCCTGCGAGTACGGTGGTCCTATGTTCCTGCTGCCGGGCATTCTGATCACCTATTATGTGACCAAAACCCCTATTCCCCCAGAGTATGCCACGGAGATCGCCCGCTATCTCTTTGCCCGCCAGCACCCTGAGGATGGCGGCTGGGGTCTGCACATCGAAGCTCACAGCTCGGTTTTCGGAACCTGTATGAATTACGTGGCCCTGCGCTTGGTGGGTGTCAGTGAGGACGATCCTCGTATGGTCAAGGCCCGGGGCCTGCTGCACAAGTTTGGCGGCGCCCTTTACGGACCCCATTGGTCCAAGTTCTGGCTGAGCATCCTCGGTGTGATGGAGTGGGAGGGCGTGAACCCTGTGCCTCCCGAGATCTG GCTCCTCCCTGACTGGGTCCCTTTTGCCCcctggcgctggtggatccACATGCGCCAAGTATTCCTGCCCATGTCCTATCTATGGTCGAAGAAGTACAGTCACCCAGTGGATTCATTCACGAAACAGCTTCGGGAAGAGCTGTACACGCAGCCCTACGATACCATTGACTTTGCGGCTCACCGCAACTCGATTCACGAGGCAGATAATTACTACCCCAAGACGTGGTTGTTGAATTCCATCAACGAAGTGCTCGTCCGGCTGTATAACCCCTTTTTCCGTGTGCCGGCCATTGTCAACCGTGCGGAAGAGTGGACTTGGGAATTGATCTGTATGGAAGATGAGAACACTGACTACGCGGGGCTGGGACCCGTCAATAACCCGATGAACATGGTGGCGTGCTATATCCACGACGGACCGGACAGTTACTCAGTTCGGCGGCACCGGGAGCGTTTGAATGATTACATGTGGATGAAGGACGAGGGCATGCTGGCGAACGGCACCAACGGCGTGCAGGTTTGGGATACGGCCTTTATCACCCAAGCAATTGTCGTCGCCGGGTTTGCCGATGAGCCCAAGTGGCGGCCGATGTTGAATCGTGCGCTGGAATTCCTGGAAGATCATCAGCTCCGAGAGAATGTGCCAGACCAGGAGAAATGCTACCGCCAGCACCGCAAGGGCGCTTGGCCCTTCAGCACCAAGACCCAGGGCTACACGGTCAGTGACTGCACAGCCGAGGGCCTGCGATCTGCCATCCAGCTGCAGGAGATGCACAACTTCGACAAGGTGATCTCGGTTGAGCGGTTGAAGGACAGCGTCGATTGTCTGCTGCTCATGCAGAACCCGTCCGGCGGGTTTACGGAGTACGAAACGACCCGTGCCTCGCCGAAGGTTGAGTGGCTGAACGCCGCCGAGGTCTTTGGAGGTATCATGATCGGTTACGACTACCCAGAGTGTACGACCGCATCTGTCACCGCACTGTCGCTCTTCAGCAAATACTACCCCGACTACCGCGCGGACGAGATCCGCGCCGCAAAGGACAAGGCCGTGGCATATATCAAGCGTGTGCAGCGACCCGATGGCAGCTGGTACGGATCATGGGGTATCTGCTTTACCTACGCGGCCATGTTCGCACTGGAGAGTCTGGCCAGCATTGGCGAGACGTACGAGACGAGCGAGGACTCGCGCCGCGGGTGCGAGTTCCTGATCTCAAAGCAGCAGGCCGACGGCGGCTGGGGCGAGTCGTACCTCAGCAGCGAGAAGCATGTATACGTTCAGCACGAGATGTCCCAAGTCGTGCAGACGGCGTGGGCCTGTCTGGCGCTGATGGAGGCGCGCTACCCGCACAAGGAGCCGATCGAGAAGGGCATGAAACTGTTGATGGCTCGCCAGCAACGCAATGGCGAGTGGCTGCAGGAGGCCATTGAGGGTGTTTTCAACCAATCCTG TATGATCTCCTATCCCAACTACAAGTTCTACTGGCCCATTCGCGCATTGGGTTTGTACAGCCGGCAATACGGCAACGAGGCACTGATGTGA
- a CDS encoding uncharacterized protein (ID:PFLUO_005616-T1.cds;~source:funannotate), giving the protein MDPHSPSLSRDTPVREYIDTTLTALLHQLSLPPADSHPAISLKRRPSPASCTINPSNRALEEIPGVQVQRIYSWPGRTAYEAWRFTVVIRVLSIIEQAMRTGRAISKRDIYYIDPEYFRSQTVVDGVIDDLAYTIGVDRTALHVVRPVSFSNFDSQETLIPQIEDVDKIDISGVRWVLVVEKEAVFQRLARSSYHLNAGKGYPDLCTRRFLSRLSDTAAPNLPFYALVDGDPDGVAIMSTYKYGSAAHAHNNSRMSIPRLQWLGLRVTDAIAAVDSVEDGVLLSLTARDRKKIVAMLRNSPVLASNGPELGWRAELQRMLMLNIKAEIEILYEQEKGLEGWIDQEMSRQTH; this is encoded by the exons ATGGACCCCCATTCCCCCAGCCTTTCCCGCGACACCCCAGTCCGAGAATACATCGACACCACTCTCACAGCCTTGCTTCACCAGCTGTCCCTCCCCCCAGCCGACAGCCACCCGGCCATCTCGCTGAAACGCAGACCCAGCCCAGCATCATGCACCATCAACCCGAGCAATCGAGCGCTCGAGGAGATCCCCGGTGTCCAGGTACAGAGGATATATTCCTGGCCCGGCCGAACGGCGTACGAGGCATGGAGATTCA CGGTCGTCATTCGGGTGCTTTCCATCATCGAGCAAGCCATGCGCACAGGCAGGGCGATCTCCAAAAG GGACATATACTATATCGACCCGGAATATTTCCGCTCTCAGACGGTCGTCGACGGGGTGATTGACGACCTGGCGTATACGATTGGCGTGGACAGGACGGCATTGCATGTGGTGAGACCTGTTTCGTTCTCCAACTTCGACAGCCAG GAAACCCTGATTCCTCAGATAGAGGATGTGGACAAGATTGATATCTCGGGTGTTCGATGGGTattggtggtggagaaggaa GCAGTCTTCCAACGACTCGCTCGAAGCTCCTATCACTTGAACGCG GGCAAAGGCTACCCCGACCTATGCACACGGAGATTCCTTAGTCGTCTCTCAGACACTGCCGCACCGAATCTTCCATTTTATGCGCTTGTCGACGGAGACCCAGACGGCGTGGCAATCATGTCGACATACAAATATGGCTCTGCGGCTCACGCACATAACAATTCCCGAATGAGTATCCCAAGACTGCAATGGCTCGGTCTTCGAGTGACGGATGCAATCGCCGCAGTAGACTCGGTGGAGGATGGTGTCCTGCTCTCATTGACAGCTCGGGatcgcaagaagatcgtcgCCATGCTACGGAACAGCCCCGTACTGGCAAGCAATGGGCCCGAGCTAGGGTGGCGGGCAGAATTGCAGCGCATGCTGATGTTGAACATCAAGGCGGAGATTGAAATCCTGTATGAGCAGGAGAAGGGCCTGGAGGGGTGGATTGACCAAGAGATGAGTCGACAGACACACTGA
- a CDS encoding uncharacterized protein (ID:PFLUO_005617-T1.cds;~source:funannotate): MASSVAQKRLFHEYKNLSTNPPEGITAGPVSEDDMFYWEALIQGPEGTPFEGGVFAAELKFPKDYPLSPPTMKFVGGGVWHPNVYPNGTVCISILHPPGDDPNHYEHASERWSPIQSVEKILISVMSMLAEPNDESPANVEAAKMWRERRPEYEKKVRDEVRRGLGL; the protein is encoded by the exons ATGGCCTCCTCCGTCGCCCAAAAGCGTCTCTTCCACGAATACAAAAACCTCTCAACAAACCCACCGGAGGGCATCACCGCCGGCCCGGTCTCAGAAGACGACATGTTCTACTGGGAAGCCTTGATCCAAGGACCCGAGGGCACCCCCTTCGAGGGCGGTGttttcgccgccgagctcaaATTCCCCAAGGACTACCCGCTCAGTCCGCCGACGATGAAATTCGTCGGTGGTGGGGTGTGGCATCCGAATG TCTACCCCAACGGCACGgtctgcatctccatcctccacccACCGGGTGACGACCCGAACCACTACGAACACGCCTCGGAGCGCTGGTCGCCCATTCAAAGcgtggagaagatcctcATCTCGGTGATGAGCATGCTCGCCGAACCGAACGATGAGAGTCCCGCGAATGTGGAGGCAGCGAAGATGTGGCGCGAGCGGAGACCCGAGTATGAGAAGAAGGTGCGCGATGAGGTGCGCAGGGGATTGGGCCTGTGA
- a CDS encoding uncharacterized protein (ID:PFLUO_005618-T1.cds;~source:funannotate), protein MWSARLRPPSARWPISSRALSSIRGRGVRRGPRNSITRPEPIPAARREAETPPQSDSASIQPQDAQNPHYDPSQNTLLSPVHLPEDPNGVLKSAHPATNILANSGLVIQRQLEMMNIMIGFEQANKYVIMDAQGNHVGYMAEQEKGMGNMMARQWFRTHRSFVTHVFDRHENEVLRFHRPFSWINSRIRVYDPLDVTPSTHSTSAALQGVSSGSLVSNAQVSPLGFDEMRIIGEAQQQWAPLRRKYNLFTYHPSPNPATDMGTQRFALSESDLSRTQQMQLAQISTQNEGAYNQFAYVDEPFLSWDFSLLSAENQLIGSVNRNFAGFAREFFTDAGVYALRMDSAGLRDDQLAPSQGTPEDGMTLDQRAVMLATAVSVDFDYFSRHSGAGGVGFMPLWFPGMGGEAAAGGGAAAGGAAAGETGAVGVGEAAAGTVGRAGAAGGMADGMAAGATGAGAMAGYEAMQRGVSGDQSTQTSSPEQPGAPPADQPEPGQPGFYEDVWPEERQEDPWGRDEEDPWGGGESGGGGGDDFDWF, encoded by the exons ATGTGGTCCGCAAGGCTCCGGCCACCCTCTGCGCGATGGCCAATCTCCAGTCGAGCTCTCTCGAGCATCCGCGGACGCGGCGTACGGCGCGGTCCTCGCAACAGCATCACCCGCCCAGAACCTAtcccagcagctcgaagaGAAGCAGAGACACCGCCGCAGTCAGATTCTGCGAGTATCCAACCGCAAGATGCCCAAAATCCCCACTACGACCCCTCGCAAAACACACTCCTCTCGCCTGTGCACCTACCAGAAGATCCCAACGGCGTGCTCAAGTCAGCCCACCCGGCCACGAACATCCTGGCGAACTCGGGGCTTGTCATCCAGCGAcagctggagatgatgaatATTATGAT TGGTTTCGAGCAAGCGAACAAATACGTTATCATGGATGCGCAGGGGAATCATGTCGGGTACATGGCGGAACAAGAAAAGGGCATGGGAAACATGATGGCGCGCCAATGGTTTCGAACACATCGAAGTTTCGTGACGCATGTGTTTGATCGACACGAGAACGAGGTCCTCCGG TTCCACCGTCCATTCTCTTGGATCAACTCTCGAATCCGAGTCTACGATCCTCTCGATGTCACTCCGAGCACACACTCAACCTCCGCCGCTCTACAGGGTGTCTCTTCGGGCTCACTCGTATCAAACGCCCAAGTATCTCCACTTGGTTTTGACGAAATGCGAATCATTGGCGAagcacagcagcagtgggCTCCCCTGCGACGAAAATACAACCTTTTTACATATCACCCATCACCCAATCCGGCAACAGACATGGGCACACAACGATTTGCTCTATCCGAGTCTGATTTGTCCCGAACCCAGCAGATGCAACTGGCCCAGATATCAACCCAAAACGAGGGCGCATACAATCAGTTCGCCTACGTCGACGAACCTTTTCTGTCTTGGGACTTTTCGCTTCTATCCGCCGAGAACCAGCTGATTGGATCAGTGAACCGCAACTTTGCAGGCTTTGCGCGCGAGTTCTTCACGGATGCTGGGGTGTATGCGTTACGCATGGATTCCGCAGGGCTGAGAGACGACCAGTTGGCGCCCAGCCAGGGAACCCCGGAGGACGGAATGACTCTGGACCAGCGCGCGGTGATGCTAGCCACGGCTGTGAGTGTCGACTTCGATTACTTCAGTCGTCATAGTGGCGCGGGTGGTGTTGGGTTCATGCCGCTCTGGTTCCCCGGTATGGGAGGCGAGGCGGCtgcaggtggtggtgctgctgctgggggtgcCGCGGCCGGCGAAACTGgagctgttggtgttggtgaagCTGCCGCTGGGACTGTCGGTCGCGCCGGTGCTGCGGGCGGAATGGCGGATGGCATGGCCGCGGGGGCTACTGGCGCCGGGGCGATGGCTGGATATGAAGCCATGCAACGGGGTGTATCGGGAGATCAGAGCACGCAGACATCGTCGCCCGAACAACCCGGGGCGCCTCCAGCAGACCAGCCAGAACCCGGACAGCCGGGATTCTATGAAGATGTGTGGCCGGAGGAACGTCAAGAAGATCCGTGGGGccgtgacgaggaagatccatggggaggtggtgaatccgggggaggcggaggcgatgaCTTTGACTGGTTTTGA
- a CDS encoding uncharacterized protein (ID:PFLUO_005619-T1.cds;~source:funannotate) — protein MISHWLKALWALFLLASVAQAQFNFFEQMFGGNQGQERQQQNQNSPSDSSRYQNAWGQSKCSHYLCPGTLACVHFPHHCPCPHPNVEEKVELGEGSSICVSRSGFKKGEAARKIELARKGAL, from the exons ATGATTTCTCACTGGCTCAAAGCCCTCTGGGCATTGTTCCTCCTAGCCTCTGTGGCCCAGGCCCAattcaacttcttcgagCAAATGTTCGGCGGCAACCAAGGCCAAGAGCGCCAGCAACAGAACCAGAACTCCCCCAGCGACAGCAGTCGATACCAGAATGCGTGGGGTCAAT CAAAATGCAGCCATTACCTCTGCCCCGGAACTCTTGCCTGCGTCCATTTCCCACACCACTGCCCGTGCCCGCACCCCaatgtggaagagaaggtggagCTGGGAGAGGGGAGTTCCATTTGCGTGTCCAGGAGCGGGTTTAAGAAGGGGGAGGCGGCGCGGAAGATCGAGTTGGCTCGCAAGGGAGCCCTATGA
- a CDS encoding uncharacterized protein (ID:PFLUO_005620-T1.cds;~source:funannotate) yields the protein MLQPRLLAPLRALKRAIGPAALSRQPLIPQPLLRTLSVPSILPKPPTSFSRTTTLSPLSQVRYASHAAQGASNKHSRDPAGKRLGAKRTGGEYVVPGCIIFRQRGTKWFPGENCGVGRDHTIFAKHAGYVRYYRDPQMHPDRKYIGVVFEKDEKLPHPRHLPTRRRLNMVAVPARPDSAAGQSDLMATIDETHGTRITSVQAVNAAEGPQLRPGYMYREANWQIGRAAEKAGIEAVPYDRNNRWLAWRKRKARADRAAQMKSLKGKKKAGKKAK from the coding sequence ATGTTGCAGCCCCGACTGCTGGCGCCTCTCCGGGCGCTGAAACGAGCAATTGGCCCAGCAGCTCTCTCCAGGCAGCCTCTAATTCCCCAACCACTCCTCCGCACGCTGTCcgtcccatccatcctccccaaACCGccaacctccttctcccggaCAACAACActttcccccctctctcAAGTGCGATATGCCTCGCACGCCGCCCAGGGAGCCTCCAACAAACACTCGCGCGATCCAGCGGGCAAACGCCTGGGCGCCAAGCGCACGGGCGGCGAGTACGTCGTGCCGGGATGCATCATCTTCCGACAACGTGGCACGAAATGGTTCCCCGGCGAGAACTGCGGCGTCGGACGAGACCATACCATTTTCGCCAAGCACGCGGGCTATGTGCGGTACTACCGCGATCCGCAAATGCATCCGGATCGCAAGTACATCGGGGTTGTGTTTGAGAAGGACGAGAAACTGCCTCACCCGCGCCACCTGCCTACCCGCCGCAGGCTGAATATGGTTGCTGTGCCGGCTCGGCCGGACAGTGCCGCTGGCCAGTCGGATCTGATGGCTACTATCGATGAGACGCATGGAACGCGCATCACAAGCGTGCAGGCTGTGAATGCGGCCGAGGGTCCGCAGCTGCGTCCTGGGTACATGTACCGTGAGGCGAATTGGCAGATTGGTCGTGCGGCGGAGAAGGCAGGGATTGAGGCTGTGCCGTATGACCGCAACAACCGGTGGCTGGCgtggcggaagagaaaggcTCGTGCGGATCGGGCCGCCCAGATGAAGAGCttgaagggcaagaagaaggcgggcaagaaggccaaatAA